The following are from one region of the Paenibacillus sp. KS-LC4 genome:
- a CDS encoding cupredoxin family copper-binding protein, which translates to MLFVAACGSSGTSSESNANQVPASSSPTIEASPEGNQTGTAAETNAETNTQNGNEETKMENQPHKEHEAKPSDAAQTDKPDEIAAEHAAKPSSTASTEETKGDGSGTMSGHKTSGHKDTSAKETSAKSGQAAASESPQDKVSVNKPTPTPTSTPTPTPTPKLKPVATPEASASSATAASSKPTETPNVKRASVTHVVEIVDFAFSIAELDIRVGDKVAFINRDKMKHTATADDKSFDTGLLGEGEKKVITFDKEGDFSYFCTPHPGMTGLIRVTAG; encoded by the coding sequence ATGTTGTTTGTAGCTGCTTGTGGAAGCTCGGGTACATCCTCGGAATCTAATGCTAATCAGGTGCCAGCAAGCAGCAGCCCTACAATAGAAGCATCGCCAGAAGGAAATCAGACGGGAACAGCAGCTGAGACAAATGCTGAGACTAACACCCAAAACGGCAATGAAGAGACTAAAATGGAAAATCAGCCTCATAAAGAGCATGAAGCTAAACCAAGCGATGCAGCTCAAACCGATAAGCCGGATGAAATAGCTGCCGAACATGCAGCCAAGCCGTCGTCAACAGCGAGCACGGAGGAAACAAAGGGCGATGGAAGCGGAACGATGTCGGGTCACAAGACGTCGGGTCACAAGGACACGAGTGCAAAGGAAACGTCAGCTAAAAGCGGCCAAGCAGCAGCATCTGAGAGCCCGCAGGACAAGGTGAGCGTAAATAAGCCAACACCAACACCAACATCAACACCAACACCAACACCAACGCCTAAGCTTAAGCCCGTTGCTACACCAGAGGCGAGTGCCAGCAGTGCAACAGCTGCATCCTCCAAGCCTACGGAGACGCCGAATGTAAAGCGTGCAAGTGTTACGCATGTCGTTGAAATTGTAGACTTTGCCTTTTCGATTGCCGAATTGGATATTAGGGTCGGCGACAAGGTGGCGTTTATTAATCGGGATAAAATGAAGCATACAGCAACCGCGGATGATAAATCCTTTGATACGGGTCTGCTGGGTGAAGGTGAGAAGAAGGTCATTACCTTTGACAAAGAAGGGGATTTCAGCTATTTCTGCACCCCTCACCCAGGCATGACAGGCTTAATTAGGGTGACAGCCGGCTGA